From the genome of Solanum dulcamara chromosome 12, daSolDulc1.2, whole genome shotgun sequence:
TACTCTATCCACCTAGCTAGTGTTTTTTTGCCCTCTATGGAAACTGAACTTGAGACCTCATGGTTCACAATTTAGTTCATTGATCACTAGGTGGCGTGCGACAAACTCGTCCTTTGTTGCTCTATCCACTAGCTAGTATTTTTTTGCCCTCTATGGAAACTAAACTTGAGACCTCATGGTTCACAATTTAGTTCATTGACCACTAGATGGCGTGCGACAAACTCATCTTTTGTTGCTTTATCCACCTAGCTAGTGTTTTTTTGCCCTCTATGGAAACTGAACTTGAGACCTCATGGTTCACAATGTAGTTCATTGATCACTAGTTGGTGTGTGACAAAACTCGTCCTTTGTTTCTCTGTCCACCTAGCTAGTGTTTTTTTGCCCTCTATAGAAACTAAACTTGAGACCTCATGGTTCACAATGTAGTTCATTGATCACTAGTTGGCGTGCAACAAAACTCGTCATTTGTTGCTCTATCCACCTAGCTAATGTTTTTTTGCCCTCTATGGAAACTGAACCTGAGACCTCATGGTTCACAACTCAGTTCATCGATCAATATCGATCAATAGGTGGCGTGCGACAAAGTTCGTCCGTTGCCCTATCCACCTAGCTTGTGTTTTTTCGCCCCCTATGGAAACAGAACCTAAGACCTCATGGTTCACAACTTAGTTCATCGATCACTAGATGGCGTGCGAAAAAATTCGTCCTTTGTTGCTCTATCCACCTAGCTAATGTTTTTTTGCCCTCTATGGAAACTAAACTTGAGCCCTCATGGTTCACAACTCAGTTTATTGATCACCCGGACAAAATTCGTCCTCTGGTGCTCTGTCCTAAATTAATTTTTGGCTAAAGGACAAAGATTTGGATGTGCATGCAGTTCTAGAATATCTGGAGGGGAGAGCAAATTGATACCAACAACATAGGAAGAGCTTGGGAGGAGATTTCTGTTTCTGAAGCTTCAGATGTCCGTGATGAGCCAAGCCGATCAAGATTATGGAAATGGCAAAGCAATGTATTTCATGTTCATAAGGTCTGAAGAGAAGACCCCTAGAGGATTAACAGCTCGCTCTGTTTCAACAGTGTTTACAAGAGTCCTTAGTTCGATACTGTCCGTCCTCTAAATGACTGCACTAGTCCACCTGCAACCTTTCTCTGCCCAGACTCTTACCAAAGCATGTATTCCCAAATGCTCTGTGGCCTCTGCCAAAACCAGCAAGTCCTCTGGGTTGGCTCCTTTTTCGCGACTGGCTTCATCCATGCCATTTGGTTCTTGGAGAAGCACTGGCCTCTGCTTTGTAAAGATGTCCAAACAAGAACTGTTGACGCCTGTATTACTGATCCTTCAGTGAGAGAGGCAGTGATGGAAATCCTCAAACCTGATCCAAAGTTAGCTGATTTTATTGAAGCTGAATGCACCAAAGATTCATGGAAAGGTATCATTAATAGACTATGGCTCAATGCCAAGTATGTGAATGTTACTGTGACTGGAACCATGGCACAATACATACCCACCCTTGATTATTACAGCAATAGTCTCCAACTTGTCAGTACCATGTATACTGCCTCGGAATGCTCCTTCGGAATCAACTTGAACCCTTTTTGTAAGCCTAGTGAATTCTCTTACACCCTTATTCCCACCATGGCCTATTTTGAGTTCTTACCAAATCAGGGAAGTGATGGAGTCATCAATTCTATCTCCATGCCCAAGCTTACCAAGGAAGAGAAACAACAATTGGTCGATTTGGCTGATGTAAAGATTGGCCAGGAGCATGAGCTTGTCGTTACCACATATTCTGGTATATTCAAATGCCAAAACAAATAGCCCTATATATTgacatattttctttttccatttaCCTGTCAAACATGCATGTCTGCCAATGCTTAGCTTTGCTTGAATTTGTGCCTATTTCAGGACTCCATAGATACAGAGTCAGTGATGTGCTTCGGGTTGCTGGCTACAAGAACAATGCGCCTCAATTCAACTTTCTATGCCGGTAAAATGTAGTCTAGAGCATTGATGCCGACCTCACTAATGAAGTTGAGCAACAAAATGCAGTGAAAAATGCAGCGGGCAATCTGTTTCCATTTGATGCACATGTAACCGAGTACACTAGCTTTGTTGATATTGCCACAATTCCAAGCCACTATGTCCTGTTTTGGGAGCTGAGTGTGAATGGCTCTATCCCAATTCCTCCTTCAGTCTTTGAAGATTGTTGCCTCACAATTGAAGAATCTCTAAACTTCTCTACCGCCAGGGCCGTGCATCTGATAAATCCATCGGACCTCTGGAAATCAGGGTGGTGGAAATCGGAACTTTTGACAAGCTCATGGACTACTGCATTAGCTTAGGTGCTTCCATGAACCAATACAAAACACCCCGGGGTGTGAAGTTTGCACCCTTATTGACCTGCTGAATTCTAGGGTCGTGTCCAGCTACTTCAGTCCCGTGTCCAAAATGGGTTCCTGGCTACAAGAAATGGAACAACACGAATTGAAATCTAGCTTGCACGAGCTCTAACTTTGTTTTCCTGTACTAAAGAAAAAACTGGTAAACAATCCTCTGCATGTTTCATATAATACTGCAATAAAAAGAATAGCCGGTTGCTGTCATGACCTATCTTTAGCCTGCAACTATACCACAGAAGAAGTTGTTGCAGCTCATTTGATGGTTTACACTTTAATGTATAGTGCTCTATTCATTTCTGTTCTCCTTCATAAAAGAATTCGGACACCATCCTATGTTTACTTCATATAAGACTGAAACTTAAAAAGATAGAGAGATTGTCGTCATGACCAATCTTTAGCTTGCAGCTTAGAGAGAAGCAGTTTTTGCAAGTCTGCCTTCCGAGTTTTGGACACCCCATATATATTGTGTCGATTTGCCAAGGCCTTGAGTTGAACCAGTGACATATTATTGAGAATTGTTATAGGAGGTACTGGGGTAATAGGTGACATAGGGGAAACCACTTCATTTTTATGCACACTGGAAATGATCCGAGGCTCTTGACTTGTTCTGTCATGTGATTTTACCAGCATATTTTGAGCATTCCTCTGATCATTATTCTCTTGGACAACTGGTCCACAAAAACTTGTTTCACTCCTCTTTCTCAAGTGAGACTGAGAAGTTGCACTAATGTCTGCAAAACCACCTGCTCTTTTGGCTCCAGCCAGTTGTTGAGTTTCCTTGATGGTTTTGTCCCCATAGTCGTCACCTCCACTCATTAACTTTTTCTGTGGCGTGCTTCTGTCATTCCTTATAGGATTTAATAGACATGGCCGTGTCTCCTCTCTAGTACGATCAGTTTCAGTATGCTCCACTTCTTGGCCCTTCATTCCAGATGGATCATTAATCTGAACAGCCTTCACTCCATTCTGTGTTGATCTGCTGCTATTTTCTTTGGTTTCTTGTTCTGAAGCATGTCTCTCCTCCAGAGTTGTTTCTGCAGGCTGTCAATGaacatttttgtcttttttgatTCAAAGGTATCAAAAATAAGCAACAAAAGACATCATCTTAAAGTATTTTTGTTTTCCTCAAACATCAACTTACTGTTTCTTGCTGATTTCTCACTTCAAACAGAGATGCCAAGACTGTATTATTGTCCTGGGCAGTGCTACCATCCTTGAATGTTACAGTTTTGATATCTTTTGAGTTGTGATCATCTATTGCTTCCGTTTTGTTAAGACCTTCAGGAAGATTTGAACTTCCAACACTAGGTTCTGCAGGCtgttgtttttaaaataaaagttgtcAAAATAGTATGTCAGGAGGTTCAGGCAGTGGCAAAGTCAGGATTTTCACCAAGGAGATTTAAATGTACAAAAGTGAAAATACGAAGAAGGCAAGGAGATTCAATATCTACTATATATCACAACAGATGTTGCCGCAACTATGTCAAATCCTTCCGAAGGTGCACTATTTTCGAAGAATTTGACACTCATCCTGctatatttttgaagagttcgAGAAACATAGGTGTAACCTAATGAGCATGTATCGACTAAAGTCAACAAATAAGAACATGTGGATGTTGCCACACCCGTGatggatcctccaaaaatgcactacttttggaaGATCCATCACAGACCCGGCGACATTTTTGAatagtccgagcaacataggtaCTACCTAAAGAGCATGTACTGACTAAAGTCAACAAATA
Proteins encoded in this window:
- the LOC129876804 gene encoding uncharacterized protein LOC129876804, with product MKKATTMKNEANYYCNCHSFSRVFEILIDFIIFFNKTEEFQSFLVRVNFLKKMDLSIWDPPENQVFTDGSSYPANIWKYNLYFDPRLDVIEEDALNEKSCLQVLKIQISKADSEIVELEDDILMLQRQLACEDNMDFAALNRKIVNLEGMLKALKNENQQPAEPSVGSSNLPEGLNKTEAIDDHNSKDIKTVTFKDGSTAQDNNTVLASLFEVRNQQETPAETTLEERHASEQETKENSSRSTQNGVKAVQINDPSGMKGQEVEHTETDRTREETRPCLLNPIRNDRSTPQKKLMSGGDDYGDKTIKETQQLAGAKRAGGFADISATSQSHLRKRSETSFCGPVVQENNDQRNAQNMLVKSHDRTSQEPRIISSVHKNEVVSPMSPITPVPPITILNNMSLVQLKALANRHNIYGVSKTRKADLQKLLLSKLQAKDWS